A region of Neovison vison isolate M4711 chromosome 7, ASM_NN_V1, whole genome shotgun sequence DNA encodes the following proteins:
- the LOC122913446 gene encoding olfactory receptor 6M1-like: MALRNQSSLTEFTLVSFPVIQELQFTLVSFPVIQELQILLFVILLLVYMLTITGNIVIISLVWTDNRLQTPMYFFLSNLSFLDILFTTTITPKLLTCLLEEKKTISFAGCITQIYFYFFLGTVEFILLAVMSFDRYVAICNPLRYTIIMNSRVCLQLVLGCWVGAFLSVLCPTIVVSRLPYCTEEIGHFFCDIAPLLQVACIDTHFIEMINFLLSSLVLLTSLVLTIVSYTYIISTILRIPSAQGRQKAFSTCASHITVVSIAYGSNVFMYMRPSQSHSLEFDKVTAVLTTVVTPLLNPFIYSLRNEKVKEVLRESISRIVLPHSKGT; this comes from the coding sequence ATGGCTCTGAGAAACCAGAGTTCCTTGACTGAATTCACTTTGGTCTCCTTTCCTGTCATCCAAGAACTTCAATTCACTTTGGTCTCCTTTCCTGTCATCCAAGAACTTCAAATCTTGTTGTTTGTCATTCTCCTGCTGGTTTATATGCTCACCATAACAGGAAACATTGTCATCATTTCCCTAGTATGGACTGATAATCGTCTCCAAACaccaatgtatttcttccttagTAATTTGTCATTTTTGGACATTTTGTTCACGACTACTATTACCCCCAAGTTGCTAACTTGTctcttagaagagaaaaaaaccatATCTTTTGCTGGCTGCATCACTCAAAtttatttctacttctttctggggacagtgGAGTTTATCCTGCTGGCGGTGATGTCCtttgaccgctatgtggccatctgtaacccCCTGCGCTATACTATCATCATGAACAGCAGGGTCTGCCTCCAGCTGGTTCTGGGCTGCTGGGTAGGAGCCTTCCTCTCAGTACTGTGCCCAACTATTGTGGTGTCCAGATTGCCATACTGCACTGAGGAAATTGGTCACTTCTTCTGTGACATTGCCCCTCTGCTACAGGTGGCCTGCATAGACACTCATTTCATTGAGATGATAAACTTTCTCTTATCCTCCCTTGTCCTTCTGACCTCCCTGGTACTCACTATTGTGTCCTACACCTACATCATCTCTACCATCCTGCGCATCCCCTCAGCCCAAGGCCGTCAGAAGGCCTTTTCCACCTGTGCTTCTCACATCACAGTTGTGTCCATTGCCTACGGGAGCAACGTCTTCATGTACATGAGGCCCAGCCAGAGCCACTCGCTGGAGTTTGACAAAGTGACTGCCGTCCTTACCACAGTGGTGACCCCTCTTCTGAACCCTTTCATTTACAGCTTGAGGAATGAAAAGGTAAAGGAGGTCTTGAGAGAGTCAATTAGCAGGATAGttctgccacattccaagggaaCATGA